Proteins encoded by one window of Planktothrix tepida PCC 9214:
- the gloA2 gene encoding SMU1112c/YaeR family gloxylase I-like metalloprotein, producing the protein MKINKIHHIAIICSNYQKSKNFYVNLLGFEIIEETFRKERNSYKLDLRVGTQDQIELFSFPNPPQRPNQPEACGLRHLAFEVDNIDQSVADLLGKGICVEPIRRDEITGKRYTFFKDPDNLPLEIYQKNVG; encoded by the coding sequence ATGAAAATCAATAAAATCCATCACATTGCAATTATTTGTTCTAATTATCAAAAATCAAAGAATTTTTATGTCAATCTTTTAGGGTTTGAAATTATTGAAGAAACCTTTAGAAAAGAACGAAATTCTTATAAATTAGATCTGCGAGTCGGAACTCAAGATCAGATTGAGTTATTTTCATTTCCTAATCCTCCCCAAAGACCGAATCAACCGGAAGCCTGTGGCTTAAGACATTTAGCCTTTGAAGTCGATAATATTGACCAAAGCGTTGCCGATTTATTAGGGAAGGGGATTTGTGTAGAACCGATTCGCCGAGATGAAATAACAGGAAAACGATATACATTTTTTAAAGATCCTGATAATTTGCCATTGGAAATTTATCAAAAAAATGTAGGTTAA
- a CDS encoding alr0857 family protein, with product MLKLTYTETAFHIEHLSQSPEQLVALRVKLAMRMGQTMVVEPSSASFLLPVNVSTLSMLEAAVRQQRSEAIALCVADTETIEVSLTGTWITVDPEGESGIFLTVLGDRTESLLYHLWQQASGNTSVIRD from the coding sequence ATGCTGAAGTTAACTTATACGGAAACAGCGTTTCATATTGAGCATCTTAGTCAATCTCCAGAACAACTGGTGGCACTGCGGGTGAAGTTGGCCATGCGAATGGGTCAAACGATGGTTGTTGAACCGAGTTCTGCCTCGTTTCTGTTACCTGTCAATGTCTCCACCTTGTCGATGTTAGAGGCGGCTGTTCGTCAACAACGCTCAGAAGCAATTGCCTTATGTGTGGCGGATACAGAAACCATTGAAGTCAGTTTAACTGGAACTTGGATTACTGTTGATCCAGAGGGTGAAAGTGGAATTTTTCTCACGGTTTTAGGCGATCGCACCGAATCATTACTCTATCACCTCTGGCAACAAGCATCGGGCAATACTTCCGTGATTCGAGATTAA
- a CDS encoding HNH endonuclease, producing MTSPTDVLRQSVVVFSPNYLPMNRVNIKRAIGLLVTGKAEPLDLNSNDSGWFVHSPSLVLHVPAQIRLTIAGQERIWKVPPVNRREILRRDHQCCQYCGSTKRLTIDHVFPRSRGGTHTWDNVVTACERCNTTKGNRTPEEARMPLRTKPKAPIHPVVAFAEYFWQGL from the coding sequence GTGACCAGCCCAACTGACGTATTAAGGCAATCTGTGGTCGTATTCTCCCCCAATTATTTGCCCATGAACCGAGTCAATATCAAACGGGCAATTGGTTTGTTAGTGACCGGAAAAGCTGAACCTCTGGATCTTAATTCCAATGACTCCGGTTGGTTTGTCCATTCTCCGAGTTTGGTACTTCACGTTCCAGCGCAAATTCGTTTAACGATAGCTGGTCAAGAACGAATTTGGAAGGTTCCCCCGGTAAACCGTCGGGAAATTCTGCGACGAGATCACCAATGCTGCCAATATTGCGGGAGTACAAAACGATTAACCATCGATCACGTCTTTCCCCGTTCTCGTGGGGGTACTCATACCTGGGATAACGTGGTCACGGCTTGTGAACGTTGCAATACCACTAAAGGCAATCGCACTCCTGAAGAAGCTCGAATGCCGTTACGCACGAAACCCAAAGCCCCCATCCACCCAGTTGTTGCTTTCGCCGAATATTTCTGGCAAGGGTTGTAG
- a CDS encoding MBL fold metallo-hydrolase, with amino-acid sequence MSRRYGSSECGEFRWLVXNVYHCGYHAKASFAATSYFIQYPQGNILVDSPRFTPALVKRLEELGGIRWMYLTHQDDVADHQKFHDHFGCDRILHQDEIQEGTKDVEVKLIGTDNIQLSDDLLIIPVPGHTKGHTVLLYQNKFLFTGDHLAWSNPLQQLYAFPNYCWYSWTSLVNSTQKLLNYSFEWVLPGHGRRYHADASTMQQQLKICISWMETQNARKS; translated from the coding sequence ATTTCAAGGCGATATGGTTCCTCTGAGTGTGGAGAGTTTAGATGGTTAGTTNACAATGTTTATCATTGTGGATATCATGCTAAAGCCTCTTTTGCAGCAACCAGTTATTTTATTCAATATCCCCAGGGTAATATTTTAGTTGATTCTCCTCGATTTACCCCGGCTTTAGTCAAACGATTAGAAGAATTAGGGGGAATACGTTGGATGTATTTAACCCATCAAGATGATGTAGCTGATCATCAGAAATTTCATGATCATTTTGGATGCGATCGCATTTTACATCAAGATGAGATTCAGGAAGGAACAAAAGATGTAGAAGTCAAATTAATCGGAACAGATAACATTCAATTAAGCGATGATTTGCTGATCATTCCTGTTCCAGGTCATACCAAAGGACACACCGTTTTACTATATCAAAATAAATTTTTATTTACCGGAGATCATTTAGCTTGGTCAAACCCTCTGCAACAGTTATACGCCTTTCCAAACTATTGTTGGTATTCCTGGACAAGCTTAGTCAATTCGACGCAAAAATTACTAAATTATTCCTTTGAGTGGGTGCTTCCGGGTCATGGACGGCGCTATCATGCTGATGCATCTACGATGCAGCAACAACTCAAAATTTGTATAAGCTGGATGGAAACACAAAATGCTAGAAAATCGTGA
- a CDS encoding glutathione peroxidase — MLENREGQQVPNVTFRTRKDNQWVDVKTDDLFSGKNVIVFALPGAFTPTCSSSHVPGYNDLAKVFKQNGIDEIVCISVNDAFVMNEWAKDQQAENITLIPDGNGEFTEQMGMLVDKADLGFGKRSWRYSMLVKDGVIEKMFIEPDVPGDPFEVSDAETMLKYINPDAVKPSLVSLFTRVGCPYCTRAKAFLKERGIDFEEIVLGQNITTKTLQAVTGATNVPQVFIDGKLIGGSEDLVKYFAVS, encoded by the coding sequence ATGCTAGAAAATCGTGAAGGTCAACAAGTTCCAAACGTAACATTTAGAACTCGCAAAGATAATCAATGGGTTGATGTTAAAACAGATGATTTATTTTCAGGAAAAAATGTAATTGTATTTGCCCTACCTGGCGCATTTACCCCGACCTGTTCCAGTAGTCATGTCCCTGGTTATAACGATTTAGCAAAGGTATTTAAACAGAATGGAATAGATGAAATTGTTTGTATTTCTGTTAATGATGCTTTTGTCATGAATGAATGGGCAAAAGATCAACAAGCGGAAAATATCACTCTGATTCCTGATGGGAATGGAGAATTTACAGAACAGATGGGAATGTTAGTTGATAAAGCCGATTTAGGCTTTGGGAAACGGTCATGGCGTTATTCAATGTTAGTGAAAGATGGGGTGATCGAAAAAATGTTTATTGAACCGGATGTTCCTGGTGATCCTTTTGAAGTTTCTGATGCAGAAACGATGCTCAAATATATTAATCCTGATGCCGTTAAACCTTCTTTAGTCTCACTATTCACAAGAGTAGGGTGTCCCTATTGTACTCGTGCTAAAGCCTTCTTAAAAGAGCGAGGAATTGATTTTGAAGAGATTGTTTTAGGGCAAAATATAACAACAAAAACCTTGCAAGCCGTAACAGGAGCCACCAACGTTCCTCAAGTTTTTATTGATGGAAAATTAATCGGCGGTTCAGAAGATTTAGTGAAATATTTTGCAGTATCTTGA
- a CDS encoding DUF4112 domain-containing protein, giving the protein MTSTKPKNSHLEKIAVVRKMRQLSNILDNAIRVPGTSIGIGIDPILGLIPGGGDILGGILSIYIVFQAFKLGVPRETLTRMVSNIALETITGTVPVFGDIFDVAWKANVKNVEILEAHLNSPVAGKKADQWFIILLLGGLLLLIILISALGIFVLTLIWQALIPYFNS; this is encoded by the coding sequence ATGACATCAACAAAACCTAAAAATTCTCATCTTGAAAAAATAGCTGTTGTCCGAAAAATGCGACAATTAAGTAATATTTTAGATAATGCGATTCGGGTTCCGGGTACATCGATTGGGATTGGAATTGATCCGATTTTAGGATTAATTCCAGGAGGAGGAGATATATTAGGAGGAATTCTTTCTATTTATATTGTATTTCAAGCTTTTAAATTAGGTGTACCCCGTGAAACCTTAACCCGAATGGTCTCTAATATTGCTTTAGAAACCATTACGGGGACTGTTCCCGTATTTGGAGATATTTTTGATGTAGCTTGGAAAGCTAATGTTAAAAATGTGGAAATATTAGAAGCTCATCTTAATTCTCCAGTAGCAGGAAAAAAAGCAGATCAGTGGTTTATTATTTTACTATTAGGCGGATTATTATTATTAATTATATTAATTTCTGCCCTAGGTATTTTTGTTTTAACCTTAATTTGGCAGGCATTAATACCCTATTTTAATTCCTGA
- a CDS encoding ABC transporter ATP-binding protein, whose protein sequence is MIPLLEVKNLAIQFVTLDGIVQAVNGISYQVYPGETLGIVGESGSGKSMSVLSILRLIPSPPGKITQGEIWFQGKNLLQLNAQQLQKIRGRDIAMIFQDPMTSLNPVLTIGKQLTEALQLHLKFTSEQAQNRAIQLLQQVGIPSPERRLKNYPHEFSGGMRQRVMIAMALGCQPQLLIADEPTTALDVTVQAQVVELVKQLRNQQGMSVIWITHDLALLAGLADRILVMYAGQIVEQATVHQLYKTPRHPYTIGLLKSLPRLDQIRQESLSTIEGTPPNLIDYPPGCPFAPRCQFAIEHCFQENPPLEQIEPNHKVACWVLPRAT, encoded by the coding sequence ATGATTCCATTATTAGAGGTTAAAAATTTAGCCATTCAGTTTGTTACCCTGGATGGAATTGTTCAAGCAGTCAATGGAATTTCCTATCAGGTTTATCCCGGTGAAACCCTGGGAATTGTTGGGGAGTCGGGGTCAGGGAAAAGTATGAGTGTGTTATCAATTTTAAGGTTAATTCCATCACCCCCTGGAAAAATTACCCAAGGTGAAATCTGGTTTCAGGGGAAAAATTTACTGCAACTGAATGCTCAACAGTTACAAAAAATTCGGGGTCGTGATATTGCGATGATTTTTCAAGACCCCATGACTTCTTTAAACCCGGTTTTAACCATTGGAAAACAACTTACAGAAGCTCTACAACTTCATCTCAAATTCACTTCAGAACAAGCTCAAAATCGTGCCATTCAACTGTTGCAGCAGGTCGGAATTCCTAGTCCAGAACGACGGTTAAAAAACTATCCCCATGAATTTTCCGGGGGAATGCGTCAACGGGTTATGATTGCAATGGCATTAGGGTGTCAACCTCAATTATTAATTGCAGATGAACCGACAACGGCATTAGATGTAACGGTGCAAGCCCAGGTTGTAGAATTAGTTAAACAACTGCGAAATCAACAGGGAATGTCTGTGATTTGGATTACCCATGATTTAGCTTTATTAGCGGGATTAGCTGATCGAATTTTAGTTATGTATGCGGGGCAAATTGTTGAACAAGCAACGGTGCATCAACTCTATAAAACCCCACGTCATCCCTATACTATTGGGTTATTAAAAAGTTTACCGCGACTCGATCAAATTCGTCAAGAATCATTATCAACTATTGAAGGAACTCCCCCCAATTTAATTGATTATCCCCCAGGATGTCCTTTTGCTCCTCGATGTCAATTTGCCATTGAACATTGTTTTCAAGAAAATCCACCCTTAGAACAGATTGAACCTAATCATAAAGTCGCCTGTTGGGTACTTCCTCGTGCAACTTAA